The following are encoded in a window of Citrobacter freundii genomic DNA:
- the dksA gene encoding RNA polymerase-binding protein DksA, with protein MQEGQNRKTSSLSILAIAGVEPYQEKPGEEYMNEAQLSHFRRILEAWRNQLRDEVDRTVTHMQDEAANFPDPVDRAAQEEEFSLELRNRDRERKLIKKIEKTLKKVEDEDFGYCESCGVEIGIRRLEARPTADLCIDCKTLAEIREKQMAG; from the coding sequence ATGCAAGAAGGGCAAAACCGTAAAACATCGTCCCTGAGTATTCTCGCCATCGCTGGGGTGGAGCCGTACCAGGAGAAACCGGGCGAAGAGTATATGAACGAAGCCCAGCTGTCGCACTTCAGGCGTATTCTTGAAGCATGGCGTAATCAACTCAGGGATGAAGTCGATCGCACTGTGACTCATATGCAGGATGAAGCAGCTAACTTCCCCGATCCGGTTGACCGTGCCGCACAGGAAGAAGAGTTCAGCCTTGAGCTGCGTAACCGTGACCGTGAGCGCAAACTGATCAAAAAGATCGAGAAGACGCTGAAGAAAGTAGAAGACGAAGATTTCGGCTACTGCGAATCATGCGGCGTAGAAATTGGTATTCGCCGTCTGGAAGCGCGTCCGACAGCCGATCTGTGCATCGACTGCAAAACGCTGGCTGAGATTCGCGAAAAACAGATGGCAGGTTAA
- the fhuA gene encoding ferrichrome porin FhuA produces the protein MARYKTAQPNSSLRKMAVLVATAVSGMSVYAQAAVEPKEETITVTAAPAAQESAWGPAPTIAAKRSATATKTDTPIEKTPQSVSVVTNEEMQMHQFQSVKEALGYTPGVTVNSRGASNTYDFVIIRGFSSVGLSQNNYLDGLKLQGNFYNDAVIDPYMLERVELMRGPTSVLYGKSNPGGIISMVSKRPTTEPLKEIQFKMGSDNLFQTGFDFSDALDDNGEFSYRLTGLARSTNEQQKGSESQRYTIAPSFSWRPDDKTNFTFLSYFQNEPETGYYGWLPKEGTVEPLPNGKRLPTDFNEGASNNTYSRNQKMVGYSFEHGFNDTFTVRQNLRFTEMKTSQQSVYGTGIASDGHTLNRGTVVDDERLQNFSVDTQLESKFATGAVEHTLLTGVDFMRMRNDINAAFGSAPPIDLNGNYDPEYFAFGDTEPYQMNETKQTGIYVQDQAEWNKWVFTLGGRYDWSQQATTIRQNSYTPTEGYIERNDHQFTWRGGVNYLFDNGITPYISYSQSFEPSSFDLWSVPRVSYEPSKGEQYEAGIKYVPKDLPIVVTGAVYQLTKTNNLTADPNNPLAQVPAGEIRARGVELEAKAALTANINMTASYTYTDAEYTKDTKLKGNTPEQVPEQMASLWGDYTFYEGPLSGLTLGTGGRFIGSSYGDPANTFKVGSAAVMDAVVKYDLARFGMAGSSIAVNVNNLLDREYVASCFQTYGCFWGAERQVVATATFRF, from the coding sequence ATGGCGCGTTATAAAACTGCTCAGCCAAATTCCTCGCTGCGTAAAATGGCAGTGCTGGTAGCCACAGCGGTTAGCGGCATGTCTGTCTATGCACAGGCGGCGGTTGAACCAAAAGAAGAAACCATCACTGTCACCGCAGCACCCGCCGCACAAGAAAGCGCATGGGGACCTGCTCCAACCATCGCTGCCAAGCGTTCCGCCACGGCAACCAAGACTGATACGCCTATCGAAAAGACCCCACAGTCTGTTTCGGTCGTGACCAACGAAGAGATGCAAATGCATCAATTCCAGTCAGTGAAAGAAGCACTGGGCTATACGCCAGGTGTTACTGTTAACAGTCGTGGTGCATCTAACACCTATGATTTTGTTATTATCCGTGGGTTCTCTTCCGTCGGTCTGAGCCAGAATAACTATCTGGATGGACTGAAATTGCAGGGTAACTTCTACAACGATGCGGTTATTGATCCTTACATGCTTGAGCGTGTTGAGTTGATGCGTGGCCCAACGTCTGTACTCTACGGTAAGAGCAACCCTGGTGGCATTATCTCTATGGTCAGCAAGCGCCCGACCACCGAGCCACTAAAAGAAATTCAGTTCAAAATGGGGTCGGACAATTTGTTCCAGACCGGTTTTGACTTTAGCGATGCGCTGGATGACAACGGTGAGTTTTCCTACCGTTTAACCGGGCTGGCGCGCTCAACAAACGAGCAGCAGAAAGGGTCCGAATCGCAGCGTTACACGATCGCTCCGTCCTTCTCCTGGCGTCCGGATGACAAAACCAACTTTACGTTCCTGTCCTATTTCCAGAACGAACCAGAAACGGGTTACTACGGTTGGTTACCGAAAGAAGGTACCGTTGAGCCTCTGCCAAATGGCAAGCGTTTGCCGACCGATTTCAATGAAGGTGCTTCAAACAACACCTATTCCCGCAATCAGAAAATGGTGGGATACAGCTTCGAGCATGGCTTTAACGATACCTTCACCGTTCGCCAGAACCTGCGCTTTACTGAAATGAAGACGTCGCAGCAGAGTGTGTACGGTACCGGGATTGCTTCCGATGGACATACATTGAACCGTGGGACGGTCGTGGATGATGAGCGCCTGCAAAACTTCAGTGTCGATACACAACTGGAAAGCAAATTCGCAACTGGTGCTGTTGAACACACGTTGTTAACCGGTGTTGATTTCATGCGCATGCGTAATGATATCAATGCTGCTTTTGGTAGTGCGCCACCGATTGATCTTAACGGCAACTACGACCCTGAGTATTTTGCATTCGGTGATACCGAACCGTATCAGATGAATGAAACCAAACAGACCGGTATCTACGTTCAGGATCAGGCTGAGTGGAATAAGTGGGTGTTTACCCTCGGTGGTCGCTACGACTGGTCTCAGCAAGCCACAACGATACGTCAGAACTCTTATACGCCAACAGAAGGATACATTGAGCGTAATGATCATCAGTTCACCTGGCGCGGCGGTGTAAACTATCTGTTTGATAATGGTATTACGCCGTATATCAGCTACAGCCAGTCGTTTGAACCGAGTTCATTTGACCTGTGGAGCGTTCCACGCGTTTCTTACGAGCCTTCGAAAGGCGAGCAGTATGAAGCCGGGATTAAGTATGTACCGAAAGATCTGCCGATTGTCGTAACCGGGGCGGTTTATCAGCTGACGAAAACCAATAACCTGACTGCTGATCCTAATAATCCGCTGGCTCAGGTTCCTGCAGGTGAAATTCGCGCGCGTGGTGTTGAACTGGAAGCCAAAGCGGCACTTACCGCAAATATCAATATGACGGCTTCTTACACCTATACTGATGCGGAATACACGAAAGATACCAAGCTTAAGGGGAATACGCCTGAGCAGGTGCCAGAACAAATGGCTTCTCTGTGGGGAGATTACACCTTCTATGAAGGTCCGTTATCTGGCTTGACCCTGGGCACCGGCGGCCGCTTTATTGGCTCCAGCTACGGTGATCCAGCAAACACCTTTAAAGTGGGTAGCGCAGCAGTTATGGATGCTGTTGTAAAATACGATTTAGCACGTTTCGGTATGGCTGGCTCTAGCATTGCGGTTAACGTTAACAACTTGCTTGACCGTGAATATGTCGCCAGTTGCTTCCAGACCTATGGCTGCTTCTGGGGCGCGGAACGTCAGGTCGTTGCAACTGCAACCTTCCGTTTCTAA
- the sfsA gene encoding DNA/RNA nuclease SfsA → MEFSPPLQRATLIQRYKRFLADVITPDGTTLTLHCPNTGAMTGCATPGDTVWYSTSENTKRKYPHTWELTQTQSGAFICVNTLWANRLTKEAIQNTLISELSNYSILKSEVKYGAEGSRIDFLLQADSRPDCYIEVKSVTLAEKNQGYFPDAITERGQKHLRELMNVAAEGKRAVIFFAVLHSAITHFSPARHIDAKYAQLLVEARLKGVEILVYKAELSAHGMTLKEPLAITL, encoded by the coding sequence ATGGAATTTTCTCCGCCACTTCAGCGCGCGACTTTAATTCAGCGCTACAAGCGTTTTTTAGCGGATGTGATCACACCCGACGGTACAACCTTAACGCTACACTGCCCGAATACCGGCGCGATGACCGGATGCGCCACACCGGGTGACACCGTCTGGTATTCAACATCAGAAAATACTAAACGGAAATACCCGCATACCTGGGAATTAACGCAAACCCAATCCGGTGCGTTTATTTGTGTTAACACCCTGTGGGCTAACAGATTAACGAAAGAAGCTATTCAGAATACGTTAATTTCAGAACTTTCGAACTACAGCATATTGAAAAGTGAAGTAAAATACGGCGCCGAAGGCAGCCGCATTGATTTTTTGTTACAGGCGGATTCCCGCCCTGACTGCTATATTGAAGTGAAATCAGTCACGTTGGCGGAAAAAAATCAGGGTTATTTTCCCGATGCCATCACTGAACGAGGTCAGAAACACCTTCGGGAATTGATGAACGTAGCGGCCGAAGGCAAGCGAGCGGTGATATTTTTCGCAGTGCTGCATTCAGCCATTACACATTTTTCACCCGCGCGCCATATCGATGCAAAATATGCGCAATTATTAGTCGAAGCACGGCTTAAGGGGGTAGAAATTCTGGTATATAAAGCGGAACTTTCTGCCCACGGAATGACTCTTAAAGAGCCATTAGCCATTACGTTGTAA
- the mrcB gene encoding bifunctional glycosyl transferase/transpeptidase codes for MAGNDREPIGRKGKPTRPAKQKVSRRQLRDDEYDDDYDDDYEDEEPMPRKGKGKGRKPRGKRGWFWLLVKLSIVFLVLIAIYGVYLDQKIRSRIDGKVWQLPAAVYGRMVNLEPEMPIGKKEMVKLLEATQYRQVSKMTRPGEFTVQANSIEMIRRPFDFPDSKEGQVRARLTFDGDHLDTIENLDNNRQFGFFRLDPRLITMLSSANGEQRLFVARSGFPDLLVDTLLATEDRHFYEHDGISLYSIGRAVLANLTAGRTVQGASTLTQQLVKNLFLSSERSYWRKANEAYMAVLMDARYSKDRILELYMNEVYLGQSGDNEIRGFPLASLYYFGRPVEELSLDQQALLVGMVKGASIYNPWRNPKLALERRNLVLRLLQQQQIIDQELYEMLSARPLGVQPRGGVISPQPAFMQMVRQELQAKLGDKVKDLSGVKIFTTFDSVAQDAAEKAAVEGIPVLKKQRKLSDLETAIVVVDRFSGEVRAMVGGSEPQFAGYNRAMQARRSIGSLAKPATYLTALSQPKLYRLNTWIADAPIALRQPNGQVWSPQNDDRRYSESGKVMLVDALTRSMNVPTVNLGMALGLPAVTETWEKLGAPKDQLHPVPAMLLGALNLTPIEVAQAFQTIASGGNRAPLSALRSVIAEDGTVLYQSFPQAERAVPAQAAYMTLWTMQQVVQRGTGRQLGAKYPGLHLAGKTGTTNNNVDTWFAGIDGSQVTITWVGRDNNQPTKLYGASGAMSIYQRYLANQTPTPLTLTPPEDIVDMGVDYDGNFVCSGGMRTLPVWTSDPDSLCQQGEMLQQSGNPFDQSTPPQQPQQQQQQQPPQQEKKDGDGVAGWIKDMFGSN; via the coding sequence ATGGCGGGGAATGACCGCGAGCCAATTGGACGTAAAGGGAAACCGACGCGTCCGGCGAAACAAAAGGTGAGCCGTCGTCAGCTCAGAGATGATGAGTATGACGACGATTATGATGATGACTATGAGGATGAAGAACCGATGCCGCGTAAAGGTAAAGGCAAAGGGCGTAAGCCTCGTGGTAAACGCGGCTGGTTCTGGCTGCTGGTAAAACTGTCGATTGTCTTTTTGGTGCTGATTGCCATTTACGGCGTCTATCTGGATCAAAAAATCCGTAGCCGTATTGATGGCAAAGTCTGGCAGCTGCCTGCGGCCGTGTATGGCCGGATGGTTAACCTCGAGCCAGAAATGCCCATCGGCAAAAAAGAGATGGTGAAGCTGCTGGAGGCTACGCAGTATCGTCAGGTCTCGAAGATGACGCGGCCCGGTGAGTTTACCGTGCAGGCGAACAGCATTGAGATGATCCGTCGTCCGTTTGACTTCCCGGACAGTAAAGAAGGGCAGGTGCGTGCGCGTCTGACCTTTGACGGCGATCATCTGGACACCATCGAGAATCTGGATAACAACCGTCAGTTCGGTTTCTTCCGTCTCGATCCACGCCTGATCACCATGCTCTCTTCGGCAAATGGCGAGCAGCGTCTGTTCGTGGCGCGTAGCGGTTTCCCGGATCTGCTGGTGGACACGCTGCTGGCAACCGAAGATCGTCATTTCTACGAGCATGACGGCATTAGCTTGTATTCCATTGGTCGTGCGGTGCTGGCGAACCTGACGGCAGGCCGCACGGTGCAGGGCGCCAGTACGCTGACCCAGCAGCTGGTGAAAAACCTGTTCCTCTCCAGCGAACGTTCTTACTGGCGTAAAGCCAACGAAGCGTACATGGCCGTGTTGATGGATGCCCGTTACAGCAAGGACAGGATCCTTGAGCTGTACATGAACGAAGTCTATCTCGGCCAGAGCGGCGACAACGAGATCCGCGGCTTCCCGCTGGCGAGCCTGTATTACTTTGGCCGTCCGGTTGAAGAGTTGAGCCTCGATCAGCAGGCGCTGTTGGTGGGGATGGTGAAAGGGGCGTCAATCTACAACCCGTGGCGTAACCCGAAACTGGCGCTGGAGCGACGTAACCTGGTGCTGCGTCTTCTGCAACAGCAGCAGATTATCGACCAGGAACTGTATGAAATGCTGAGCGCGCGTCCGCTAGGCGTGCAGCCGCGCGGTGGGGTGATCTCTCCACAGCCCGCGTTTATGCAGATGGTGCGTCAGGAGCTACAGGCTAAGCTGGGCGACAAAGTTAAAGACCTTTCCGGCGTGAAGATTTTCACCACCTTTGATTCCGTGGCGCAGGACGCCGCAGAAAAAGCGGCGGTGGAAGGCATTCCGGTGCTGAAGAAACAGCGTAAGCTGAGCGATCTGGAAACGGCGATTGTGGTAGTGGACCGCTTTAGTGGTGAGGTTCGCGCCATGGTCGGTGGGTCGGAGCCGCAGTTCGCAGGTTACAACCGTGCTATGCAGGCGCGTCGTTCAATTGGTTCTCTGGCGAAGCCCGCGACCTATCTGACCGCCCTGAGCCAGCCGAAGCTGTACCGCCTCAATACCTGGATTGCCGATGCGCCGATTGCGCTGCGTCAGCCAAACGGTCAGGTGTGGTCCCCGCAGAACGATGACCGTCGCTACAGCGAAAGCGGTAAAGTGATGCTGGTAGATGCGTTAACCCGTTCCATGAACGTGCCGACCGTCAATCTGGGCATGGCGCTGGGGCTGCCAGCGGTCACCGAGACCTGGGAAAAACTGGGCGCGCCGAAAGATCAGCTGCACCCGGTGCCAGCTATGCTGCTGGGGGCATTGAACCTGACGCCAATTGAAGTGGCGCAGGCGTTCCAGACCATCGCCAGCGGCGGTAACCGCGCGCCGTTATCAGCGTTGCGCTCGGTAATTGCCGAAGACGGTACGGTGTTGTATCAAAGCTTCCCGCAGGCCGAACGCGCTGTGCCAGCACAGGCCGCGTACATGACGCTGTGGACCATGCAGCAGGTGGTGCAACGCGGTACCGGCCGTCAGCTTGGCGCGAAGTATCCGGGGCTGCATCTGGCGGGGAAAACCGGGACCACCAACAACAACGTTGATACCTGGTTCGCCGGTATTGACGGCAGTCAGGTGACCATTACCTGGGTGGGTCGCGATAACAACCAGCCTACCAAGTTGTACGGTGCGAGCGGGGCGATGTCGATTTACCAGCGCTATCTGGCAAACCAGACGCCAACGCCATTAACGCTGACGCCGCCGGAAGATATTGTCGACATGGGCGTGGATTACGACGGCAACTTCGTGTGCAGCGGCGGGATGCGTACGCTCCCGGTGTGGACCAGCGATCCGGATTCGCTGTGTCAGCAAGGTGAGATGCTGCAACAGTCTGGCAATCCGTTTGATCAGTCAACGCCGCCGCAGCAGCCTCAACAGCAGCAACAGCAACAACCGCCGCAGCAAGAGAAGAAAGACGGCGACGGTGTCGCAGGCTGGATCAAAGATATGTTTGGCAGTAACTAA
- the gluQRS gene encoding tRNA glutamyl-Q(34) synthetase GluQRS, whose translation MTDKRYIGRFAPSPSGELHFGSLIAALGSYLQARAQHGIWWVRIEDIDPPREVPGAADTILRQLEHYGLHWDGEVLWQSQRHDAYRAALAWLQEQDLSYYCTCTRARIQSIGGIYDGHCRTLRHGPEHAAVRIKQRHPVMQFNDRLRGEIQANPQLAREDFVIHRRDGLFAYNLAVVVDDHFQGVTEIVRGADLIEPTVRQISLYQQFGWPVPDYIHLPLALNEHGAKLSKQNHAPALPQGDPRPVLIDALRFLGQDIAIPWQALSVEELLQTAVQNWVLTTVPGSVNVNPAFSNASC comes from the coding sequence ATGACTGACAAACGCTATATTGGCCGTTTCGCCCCATCCCCTTCCGGCGAACTGCATTTTGGTTCATTGATTGCCGCTCTCGGCAGCTACCTACAGGCTCGCGCACAGCACGGGATCTGGTGGGTGCGCATTGAAGATATCGATCCCCCTCGTGAAGTTCCCGGTGCTGCAGATACGATTCTGCGTCAGCTGGAACATTACGGACTGCACTGGGATGGCGAGGTACTGTGGCAATCTCAGCGCCATGACGCGTACCGTGCAGCGCTGGCCTGGTTACAAGAGCAGGATCTGAGCTATTACTGCACCTGCACCCGTGCCCGCATTCAGAGTATTGGCGGCATTTATGACGGTCACTGTCGCACATTACGCCACGGACCAGAGCACGCGGCGGTGCGTATCAAGCAACGCCACCCGGTCATGCAGTTTAACGACCGACTGCGCGGCGAGATTCAGGCCAACCCTCAGCTTGCTCGGGAAGATTTTGTCATCCACCGACGCGATGGGCTGTTTGCCTATAACCTGGCGGTGGTGGTTGATGACCATTTTCAGGGCGTGACGGAAATCGTGCGTGGCGCGGATCTTATCGAGCCCACAGTGCGCCAAATTTCGCTGTATCAGCAGTTTGGCTGGCCGGTACCGGACTATATTCATCTCCCGCTGGCGCTCAATGAACACGGGGCTAAACTTTCTAAGCAGAATCATGCGCCTGCCCTGCCGCAAGGCGATCCGCGCCCTGTTCTCATCGACGCGTTGCGCTTCCTCGGACAAGACATAGCAATACCGTGGCAAGCGCTAAGCGTGGAAGAATTACTGCAAACTGCGGTGCAAAATTGGGTGCTTACGACGGTGCCGGGTTCAGTGAATGTAAATCCGGCATTCTCAAATGCCTCTTGCTGA
- the thpR gene encoding RNA 2',3'-cyclic phosphodiesterase has protein sequence MSEPKRLFFAIELPAEVREQLIHWRAAQFPPEAGRPVAADNLHLTLAFLGEVSAEKQQALSQLAGRIRQPGFTLTLDDAGQWLRSRVVWLGMRQPPRGLLQLASMLRAQAARSGCYQSPQPFHPHITLLRDAGHAVTIPPPGFCWSFPVTEFALYASSFARGRTRYTPLQRWTLGEK, from the coding sequence ATGTCTGAGCCAAAAAGGCTGTTCTTTGCCATTGAATTGCCAGCCGAGGTTCGGGAGCAGCTTATCCACTGGCGAGCCGCACAGTTCCCGCCTGAAGCGGGTCGCCCCGTCGCGGCTGACAATCTGCACCTGACACTGGCCTTTTTAGGCGAGGTCAGCGCTGAGAAGCAGCAGGCGCTGTCACAACTGGCCGGGCGTATTCGCCAGCCGGGTTTTACGCTAACACTGGATGACGCCGGACAATGGCTGCGCTCACGCGTGGTCTGGCTAGGAATGCGCCAGCCACCACGCGGGCTGTTGCAATTGGCGAGTATGTTGCGGGCGCAGGCCGCGCGCAGCGGGTGTTACCAAAGCCCACAGCCGTTTCATCCGCATATCACACTGTTGCGCGATGCCGGCCATGCGGTCACGATCCCGCCGCCGGGTTTTTGCTGGTCATTTCCGGTCACCGAGTTTGCGCTTTACGCCTCTTCATTTGCACGCGGTCGCACACGCTACACGCCACTACAGCGCTGGACGCTTGGCGAAAAATAA
- the hrpB gene encoding ATP-dependent helicase HrpB — MTTLPVAAVVPELLTALDTSPQVLLTAPTGAGKSTWLPLQLLAHNGIQGRIILLEPRRLAARNVAQRLAELLNEKPGETVGYRMRAQHCVGPHTRLEVVTEGVLTRMIQRDPELNGVSLVILDEFHERSLQADLALALLLDVQQGLRDDLKLLIMSATLDNGRLQQLLPDAPTIVSEGRAFPVERRYQPLAAHQRFDEAVAVATAELLRQESGSLLLFLPGVGEIQRVQEQLTSRVGNDVLLCPLYGALSLTEQRQAILPAPPGSRKVVLATNIAETSLTIEGIRLVVDCAQERVARYDPRTGLTRLITQRISQASMTQRAGRAGRLEPGICLHLLAKEQAERAAAQGEPEMLQSDLSGLLMELLQWGCTDPTQLSWLDRPPTVNLQAAKRLLYMLGALEGDRLSAAGQKMAALGNDPRLAAMLVRATDDNEAATAAKLAAILEEPPRGGSTDLTVAFSRNQPNWQQRSQQLLKRLNIRGGQPDSALIAPLLASAFADRIARRRGQEGRYQLANGMGAMLDADDASGRHEWIIAPLLLQGSASPDARILLALPLDIDALIQSSPELLQQSDTIEWDENQGTLKALRRTQVGQLTLKVQPLAKPSEEELHQAMLNGIRDKGLSVLNWTPEAEQFRLRLQCAAKWLPEYDWPAMDDASLLATLESWLLPHMSGVHALRALKAVNVGQALRGLLDWSMLQRLDSELPTHYTVPTGSRIAIRYHEDNPPALAVRMQEMFGEANTPTLAQGRVPLVLELLSPAQRPLQITRDLSAFWQGAYREVQKEMKGRYPKHVWPDDPANTAPTRRTKKYS; from the coding sequence GTGACGACGTTGCCCGTTGCCGCCGTAGTGCCTGAACTGCTTACCGCCCTTGATACCTCACCGCAGGTTCTGCTGACCGCACCGACCGGCGCCGGGAAATCGACCTGGCTGCCGTTGCAGCTTCTTGCGCACAATGGCATTCAGGGGCGGATTATTCTGCTGGAGCCGCGTCGTCTGGCGGCCCGCAACGTGGCGCAGCGTCTGGCAGAGTTGCTGAACGAAAAACCCGGTGAGACCGTGGGCTACCGCATGCGTGCTCAACACTGCGTTGGACCGCATACCCGGCTCGAAGTGGTAACAGAAGGTGTGCTCACGCGCATGATCCAACGCGATCCCGAGCTAAACGGCGTTAGCCTTGTGATCCTCGACGAATTTCATGAGCGCAGCTTGCAGGCTGACCTGGCGCTGGCGCTATTGCTGGATGTACAGCAAGGGCTGCGGGATGATTTAAAACTGCTGATCATGTCGGCAACGCTGGATAACGGGCGTTTGCAGCAGCTGTTGCCCGATGCGCCGACGATTGTCTCTGAAGGCCGCGCCTTTCCCGTAGAACGACGCTATCAGCCGCTGGCGGCGCATCAGCGCTTTGATGAAGCCGTGGCGGTGGCAACGGCGGAGCTATTGCGCCAGGAAAGCGGCTCGTTGCTGCTTTTTTTACCGGGCGTGGGGGAGATTCAGCGAGTGCAGGAACAGCTGACCTCGCGCGTAGGCAATGATGTTCTGCTTTGCCCGCTATACGGTGCGTTATCGCTTACCGAACAGCGCCAGGCGATTTTGCCCGCGCCGCCAGGCTCGCGCAAAGTGGTGCTGGCCACCAATATTGCCGAGACCAGTTTAACTATCGAAGGTATCCGGCTGGTGGTGGACTGTGCGCAGGAGCGCGTGGCGCGTTACGACCCGCGCACCGGTTTGACGCGCCTGATTACCCAGCGTATTAGCCAGGCGTCGATGACCCAGCGAGCCGGGCGAGCAGGCCGTCTGGAACCCGGTATTTGCCTGCATCTGCTGGCGAAAGAGCAGGCCGAAAGAGCGGCGGCGCAGGGCGAGCCGGAGATGCTGCAAAGCGACCTGTCCGGCTTGCTAATGGAATTGCTGCAATGGGGATGCACTGACCCAACGCAGTTAAGCTGGCTGGATAGGCCGCCGACGGTCAATTTGCAGGCGGCAAAACGGCTGCTGTACATGCTGGGCGCACTTGAGGGCGACAGGCTCAGTGCGGCGGGGCAGAAAATGGCGGCGCTCGGCAACGATCCGCGTCTGGCGGCGATGCTGGTCCGAGCCACAGATGACAACGAAGCGGCAACGGCAGCAAAACTGGCGGCGATTCTCGAAGAGCCCCCGCGCGGTGGCAGTACCGATCTGACGGTGGCGTTTTCACGCAATCAGCCGAATTGGCAGCAGCGTAGCCAGCAATTGCTGAAGCGCCTGAACATTCGAGGTGGGCAGCCTGATAGCGCGCTGATCGCCCCGTTACTGGCTTCGGCTTTCGCCGATCGCATTGCCCGACGTCGTGGTCAGGAGGGGCGGTATCAGCTGGCTAACGGGATGGGGGCGATGCTGGATGCCGACGACGCATCAGGGCGTCATGAATGGATTATTGCGCCTTTATTGCTGCAAGGCAGCGCCTCGCCGGATGCGCGTATTTTGCTGGCCCTGCCGCTGGATATCGATGCGCTGATACAATCATCTCCTGAGTTGCTGCAGCAGTCCGACACTATCGAATGGGATGAAAATCAGGGGACACTAAAGGCATTGCGCCGCACGCAGGTAGGTCAGTTGACGCTAAAAGTGCAGCCGCTGGCCAAACCCTCGGAAGAGGAACTGCATCAGGCGATGCTGAATGGTATTCGCGATAAAGGGCTAAGTGTGCTCAACTGGACGCCGGAAGCAGAGCAGTTCCGACTGCGTCTGCAATGTGCGGCAAAATGGCTACCGGAATACGACTGGCCTGCCATGGACGACGCGTCGTTGCTGGCGACGCTGGAGAGTTGGCTGCTGCCGCATATGAGCGGTGTGCACGCTTTACGCGCGCTTAAAGCAGTAAATGTGGGCCAGGCATTGCGCGGATTACTGGACTGGTCAATGCTGCAACGTCTGGATAGTGAATTGCCCACACATTACACTGTGCCGACGGGAAGCCGGATAGCCATTCGCTATCACGAGGATAACCCACCGGCGCTGGCGGTCAGGATGCAGGAAATGTTTGGCGAGGCCAATACGCCGACCCTCGCACAGGGGCGCGTCCCGCTGGTGCTGGAACTGCTCTCCCCGGCGCAGCGACCGCTGCAAATCACCCGTGATTTGAGCGCGTTCTGGCAGGGGGCGTACCGTGAGGTGCAAAAAGAGATGAAAGGGCGTTATCCCAAACATGTCTGGCCGGACGACCCGGCGAATACCGCGCCGACGCGGCGCACCAAAAAGTATTCATGA